A portion of the Roseovarius sp. SCSIO 43702 genome contains these proteins:
- a CDS encoding 4Fe-4S dicluster domain-containing protein gives MTTLPASTSRKLGLVIDLDTCVGCHACVISCKGWNTENYGAPLSDQDPYGDDPRGTFLNRVHSYEVQPLAQSDKVQPTAQIFHFPKSCLHCEDAPCVTVCPTGASYKRVEDGIVLVNESDCIGCGLCAWACPYGAREMDAAEGVMKKCTLCVDRIYNENLPEVDRTPACVRTCPAGARHFGDLGDPDSDVSRLVAERGGIDLMPEQGTRPVNQYLPPRPRDRLDGAGEIDVLAPFLEPVAEEPKGFLGWLDKTLEKL, from the coding sequence ATGACCACGCTCCCCGCTTCCACCAGCCGCAAGCTCGGCCTCGTGATCGACCTCGATACCTGCGTCGGCTGCCATGCCTGCGTGATCTCCTGCAAGGGCTGGAACACCGAGAATTACGGCGCGCCGCTTTCGGATCAGGATCCCTATGGCGACGATCCGCGCGGCACCTTCCTCAACCGCGTCCACAGCTACGAGGTGCAGCCGCTGGCGCAATCCGACAAGGTGCAGCCCACGGCGCAGATCTTCCACTTCCCCAAGTCCTGCCTGCATTGCGAGGATGCGCCCTGCGTCACCGTCTGCCCCACCGGGGCCAGCTACAAGCGCGTCGAGGACGGCATCGTGCTGGTCAACGAATCCGACTGTATCGGCTGCGGCCTCTGCGCCTGGGCCTGCCCCTACGGCGCGCGCGAGATGGACGCGGCCGAGGGCGTGATGAAGAAATGCACCCTCTGCGTCGACCGCATCTACAACGAGAACCTGCCCGAGGTGGACCGCACCCCGGCCTGCGTGCGCACCTGCCCGGCGGGCGCGCGCCACTTTGGCGATCTGGGCGATCCCGACAGCGATGTGAGCCGCCTCGTGGCCGAGCGCGGCGGCATCGACCTCATGCCCGAGCAGGGCACCAGGCCGGTCAACCAGTATCTCCCGCCGCGCCCGCGCGACCGGCTCGACGGCGCGGGCGAGATCGACGTGCTCGCCCCCTTCCTCGAGCCGGTGGCGGAAGAGCCGAAGGGCTTCCTCGGCTGGCTCGACAAGACGCTGGAGAAGCTCTGA